One Brassica napus cultivar Da-Ae chromosome A5, Da-Ae, whole genome shotgun sequence DNA window includes the following coding sequences:
- the LOC106454619 gene encoding uncharacterized protein LOC106454619 — MKLVWSPETASDAYIDTVRSCKNYKESGVAEFLSATAAGWNARLIVETWSRGDPVATSVGLAVAAAHTSGRHVCIVQDEQSKHEYVLAMRGVVTTEATEVVVVIESTENTMEEFPGVEFLVVDSKRREFLRTLRSAKLSNKGAVLVCKNAAQRAISRFKWQDVLKGETRVARSVFLPVGNGLDIAHVGAIGGLQRGDSRKHPSRWIRHVDHLSGEEHLFRR, encoded by the exons ATGAAGCTTGTTTGGTCGCCCGAAACCGCCTCTGACGCCTACATTGACACCGTTAGATCA tGTAAGAACTACAAAGAATCAGGAGTGGCGGAGTTCTTATCAGCTACAGCCGCTGGATGGAACGCGAGGCTAATCGTCGAGACATGGTCACGCGGGGATCCAGTCGCGACCAGCGTGGGACTAGCGGTTGCTGCAGCTCACACGTCAGGGAGACATGTGTGCATAGTACAAGATGAGCAGTCGAAACATGAGTACGTATTAGCCATGAGAGGAGTGGTTACTACGGAAGCTACGGAGGTCGTGGTGGTCATAGAATCTACAGAGAACACTATGGAGGAGTTTCCCGGCGTGGAGTTCTTGGTGGTGGACTCAAAGCGACGAGAGTTCTTAAGAACGCTGAGGTCTGCGAAATTAAGCAACAAGGGCGCCGTTTTAGTGTGTAAAAACGCCGCGCAGAGAGCGATCTCTCGTTTCAAATGGCAAGATGTGTTGAAAGGAGAGACACGTGTAGCGAGATCCGTGTTTTTGCCTGTTGGGAATGGGTTAGATATCGCACACGTGGGAGCTATCGGTGGTCTCCAACGTGGTGACTCAAGAAAGCATCCTAGCCGTTGGATAAGACACGTGGATCATCTATCGGGAGAGGAGCATTTGTTCAGACGTTAG
- the LOC106454618 gene encoding LOB domain-containing protein 19 yields MTGNLNGGGRGGEGPCGACKFLRRKCVSGCVFAPYFDAEQGTATFAAVHKVFGASNASKMLLRLPLNKRHEAVSTLCYEALARLRDPVYGSVGHLLSLQHQVMNLQAEIAHVQARLSAFQRVSIIPPQQMQQPPHNNEYPVEQTNLDFVWEEEQLPQAGNEDGEFQELAMQFVSKYLTEVKLPACTFG; encoded by the exons ATGACCGGAAACTTGAAcggcggtggaagaggaggagaaggaCCGTGCGGGGCGTGCAAGTTCTTGAGGAGGAAGTGTGTGAGCGGATGCGTTTTCGCTCCTTATTTCGATGCAGAGCAAGGGACTGCTACGTTTGCAGCGGTTCACAAAGTGTTTGGAGCAAGCAATGCCTCTAAGATGTTACTGAGATTGCCTTTGAACAAGCGGCATGAGGCGGTGTCCACGCTCTGTTACGAGGCTTTGGCTAGGCTCCGTGATCCTGTTTATGGCTCTGTTGGCCATCTCCTCTCTCTTCAACACCAG GTTATGAATCTACAAGCTGAAATTGCTCATGTTCAAGCTCGTCTTTCAGCGTTTCAGCGTGTTTCTATAATCCCTCCACAACAAATGCAACAGCCACCTCATAATAATGAATATCCTGTGGAACAAACTAACTTGGATTTTGTGTGGGAAGAAGAACAATTACCTCAAGCTGGAAATGAAGATGGTGAATTTCAAGAACTGGCGATGCAGTTCGTCTCTAAGTATTTAACGGAAGTCAAACTTCCGGCTTGCACTTTCGGTTAG
- the LOC106450901 gene encoding uncharacterized protein LOC106450901, with protein sequence MGDPFGGRFGNFGGFRGSLFGGRDPFDDPFFTRPFEDLLEPNTFSSGAASFSNNNNNGGRGLTIEELPSDEEVEEDEDEGKDIGCEEGHTSSENQPSVEHPEDDSDAERRIQNVNQRSNFNVRESAQSRAKTFRHHTSKVTYGGIDGAYYTSSRTRRAGSDGVVVEESREADKTTGEATHRISRGINDKGHSVTRKLNSSGGVESTQTLHNLGEEELSGFEEAWKGNSSLANHESTGSDHSFGGWLLPSLDQTGSSRSARGDKKVVRINIE encoded by the exons ATGGGAGATCCATTTGGTGGCAGATTCGGAAATTTTGGAGGGTTTAGAGGTAGCTTGTTTGGAGGAAGAGATCCTTTTGATGATCCCTTCTTCACTAGGCCGTTTGAGGATTTGCTCGAACCAAACACCTTTAGTTCAGGTGCTGCTTCCTTTAGtaataacaacaacaatggTGGGAGAGGGTTAACAATTGAGGAGTTACCATCTGAtgaagaagtagaagaagatgaagatgaagggaAAGACATTGGATGTGAAGAAGGACATACTAGTTCAGAGAATCAGCCATCTGTTGAGCACCCTGAAGATGATTCTGATG CTGAGAGGAGGATTCAGAATGTAAATCAAAGGAGTAACTTCAATGTAAGGGAGAGTGCTCAATCTAGAGCGAAAACTTTTAGGCATCACACCTCTAAGGTTACATATGGAGGCATAGATGGTGCTTACTATACATCTAGTAGAACCAGAAGAGCAGGCAGTGATGGA GTGGTGGTTGAGGAAAGCAGAGAGGCGGATAAGACTACGGGTGAAGCTACTCATAGGATCTCCAGAGGAATCAATGATAAG GGACACTCGGTTACCAGGAAGCTTAACTCGAGTGGTGGTGTAGAGTCTACACAGACTCTTCACAACCTTGGTGAAG AGGAACTAAGTGGCTTTGAAGAAGCGTGGAAAGGCAACTCATCTCTTGCTAATCATGAATCCACTG GCTCTGATCATAGTTTTGGAGGATGGCTTCTTCCATCTCTGGACCAAACCGGTTCAAGCCGTTCTGCACGTGGAGATAAGAAAGTTGTCCGCATCAACATTGAGTAA
- the LOC106450904 gene encoding 40S ribosomal protein S13-2-like: MGRMHSRGKGISASALPYKRSPPTWLKTTALDVDESICKFAKKGLTPSQIGVILRDSHGIPQVKSVTGNKILRILKAHGLAPEIPEDLYHLIKKAVAIRKHLERNRKDKDSKFRLILVESRIHRLARYYKKTKKLPPVWKYESTTASTLVA; the protein is encoded by the exons ATGGGGCGTATGCATTCAAGAGG AAAGGGGATCTCTGCATCTGCTTTGCCGTACAAGCGTTCACCTCCGACATGGCTCAAGACCACCGCACTCGAT GTTGATGAGTCGATTTGCAAGTTTGCAAAGAAAGGTTTGACTCCATCTCAGATTGGTGTCATTCTCCGTGACTCTCACGGTATCCCTCAGGTCAAGAGCGTTACCGGAAACAAGATCTTGCGTATTCTCAAAGCACACG GTCTTGCTCCTGAGATTCCTGAGGATCTGTACCATTTGATCAAGAAAGCTGTTGCTATCCGCAAGCATTTGGAGAGGAACAGGAAAGACAAGGATTCCAAGTTCAGGTTGATTCTTGTCGAGAGCAGGATCCACCGCCTTGCTCGCTATTACAAGAAGACCAAGAAGCTTCCTCCAGTCTGGAAGTA cGAGTCTACTACTGCCTCCACGCTTGTTGCTTAG
- the LOC125609251 gene encoding uncharacterized protein LOC125609251, with protein MDFDKKWALGLLIFCLLGFVSVQSGDTDKAKKIREAAIFTISFVACDSPSGNQLLWSIFKALCTFCAYQTLSFSSNAFRALIYIESLELLQPLQPPLPPFPTPPSTLSALEGPLSPLLVGSSDSRIPVTLTRMESLWTSPFSSLMNWIL; from the exons ATGGATTTCGACAAAAAGTGGGCTTTGGGCTTATTGATTTTCTGCTTATTAGGCTTTGTATCTGTCCAAAGTGGTGATACAGACAAAGCTAAGAAGATTAGGGAAGCCgccatcttcaccatctccttcgTCGCTTGCGATTCTCCTTCCGGCAATCAGCTATTATGGTCGATCTTTAAGGCTCTATGCACGTTTTGCGCCTACCAAACGCTTAGTTTCTCCTCTAACGCCTTCAGAGCTCTCATATATATAGAATCCCTCGAG CTGCTCCAGCCGCTTCAGCCGCCATTGCCGCCGTTCCCTACTCCACCTTCAACTCTCTCCGCCTTGGAAGGTCCACTCAGTCCATTGTTGGTCGGCTCATCCGATTCTAGGATTCCAGTAACATTAACAAGAATGGAGAGTTTATGGACATCACCATTCTCCTCCTTGATGAactg GATTCTGTGA
- the LOC106450899 gene encoding protein BRI1-5 ENHANCED 1-like, with protein sequence MGREEEDDNKGGGEMASSFLDGTGLVCVTGGTGFVASWLIMRLLQRGYSVHATVRTNPEGNKKDISYLTELPFASERLKIFTADLNEPESFKPAIEGCKAVFHVAHPMDPNSNETEEIVTKRTVQGLMGILKSSVDSKTVKRFFYTSSAVTVFYGVGSGAGGNGGEVDESVWSNVEVFRNQEEKRVSSSYVVSKMAAETAALEFGGNNGLEVVTVVLPLVVGPFICPSLPSSVFISLAMIFGSYKEKYLFDTYNMVHIDDVARAMIFLLERPVAKGRYICSSVEMKIDEVFELLSTKFPQFQLPSVDLKSYRVEKRMSLSSKKLRSAGFEFKYGADEIFTGAIKSCQTRGFL encoded by the exons atgggaagagaagaagaagatgacaacAAAGGAGGAGGTGAGATGGCGTCATCTTTCTTGGACGGTACGGGGTTGGTTTGTGTAACGGGAGGGACTGGTTTCGTTGCTTCTTGGCTCATCATGCGTCTCTTACAACGTGGCTACTCCGTTCATGCCACTGTTCGAACCAACCCAG AAGGGAATAAGAAAGATATAAGCTACCTAACCGAACTCCCATTTGCATCGGAGAGGCTTAAAATATTCACCGCCGATCTCAACGAACCGGAGAGCTTTAAACCTGCCATCGAAGGATGCAAAGCCGTGTTCCACGTGGCACATCCCATGGACCCGAACAGCAACGAGACCGAGGAGATCGTTACGAAACGCACCGTGCAAGGTCTCATGGGAATACTAAAGTCGAGTGTAGATTCTAAAACCGTGAAACGATTTTTCTACACCTCAAGCGCCGTCACCGTTTTTTACGGCGTCGGAAGCGGTGCTGGAGGAAACGGAGGAGAGGTGGATGAGAGCGTTTGGAGCAACGTGGAGGTGTTTAGGAATCAGGAGGAGAAGAGAGTTAGTAGCTCTTACGTTGTGTCAAAAATGGCGGCCGAGACGGCGGCGCTTGAGTTTGGAGGGAATAATGGATTGGAGGTTGTGACGGTGGTACTTCCTCTAGTCGTCGGACCCTTCATATGTCCGTCGTTGCCTTCTTCCGTCTTCATCTCTCTCGCCATGATCTTTG GGAGTTACAAGGAGAAGTATTTGTTCGATACTTACAACATGGTGCATATTGATGACGTTGCAAGAGCAATGATATTTCTACTAGAAAGACCAGTAGCAAAAGGTAGATACATATGTTCGTCGGTGGAGATGAAGATCGATGAGGTCTTTGAGTTGTTGTCCACGAAATTTCCTCAGTTTCAGCTACCTTCAGTTGA TTTGAAGAGTTATAGAGTAGAGAAAAGGATGAGCCTGTCGTCGAAGAAGCTGAGGAGTGCAGGGTTCGAGTTTAAGTATGGAGCCGACGAAATATTCACTGGAGCTATAAAGAGCTGCCAAACAAGAGGCTTTCTTTAA
- the LOC106450903 gene encoding pentatricopeptide repeat-containing protein At2g45350, chloroplastic-like, with amino-acid sequence MLVFAHSRHHPWSSISPTIHLLGACKTSHDLNKLHARLITTGLIKNPDLTTRIVLAFASASSSSRRPFLAEFARCVFHEHHVSSSGEVEDPFLWNAVIKSHSHGVDPRKALFLVCLMLESSVPVDKFSLSLALKACSRLGFVKEGTQVHGFLIKTGTWSDLFLQNCLIGLYIKCGCLGFARQVFDRMPQRDSVSYNSMIDGYVKCGLVESAGELFGLMPREKRNLITWNSMIGGYAQRADGVNVAAKLFDEMPEKDLISWNSMIGGYVKHGRIEDAKGLFDVMPRRDVVTWAIMIDGYGKLGLVHEAKTLFDQMPHRDVVAYNSMMSGYVQNRYHMEALEVFNHMEKESHLTPDETSLVIVLSAIAQLGRLSKAIDMHLYIVEKQFPLSGKLGVALIDMYSKCGSIQHAMGVFEGIESKSIDHWNAMIGGLAVHGLGESAFDMLLQIERRSIKPDHITFVGVLNACSHSGLVKEGLLCFELMRRKHKIEPRLQHYGCMVDILARSGSIELARNLIEGMPIEPNDVIWRTFLTACSHHKEFETGELVAKHLILQGGYNPSSYVLLSNMYASNGMWKDVRRVRTMMKEKNIEKIPGCSWIELDGRVHEFLCR; translated from the coding sequence ATGCTCGTCTTCGCGCACTCTCGTCATCATCCATGGAGTTCGATTTCACCCACCATCCACCTCCTCGGAGCCTGCAAAACATCACACGACTTAAACAAACTCCATGCTCGATTGATCACGACGGGACTCATCAAAAACCCCGATCTCACGACGAGGATCGTCCTCGCCTTCGCCtccgcctcctcctcctctcgcCGCCCGTTTCTCGCTGAATTCGCGCGTTGTGTCTTCCACGAGCATCATGTATCTTCTTCCGGAGAGGTGGAAGATCCGTTTCTATGGAACGCAGTGATCAAATCTCACTCTCACGGAGTCGATCCGAGGAAAGCTCTGTTCTTGGTCTGTTTGATGCTCGAGAGCAGTGTTCCCGTGGATAAATTCTCGCTCTCTCTCGCTTTGAAAGCGTGCTCGAGGTTAGGGTTTGTGAAGGAAGGGACGCAGGTTCATGGGTTTTTGATAAAGACTGGAACTTGGTCGGATCTGTTCCTCCAGAACTGCTTGATCGGGTTGTATATAAAGTGCGGTTGTTTGGGGTTCGCGCGGCAGGTGTTCGATAGAATGCCTCAGAGAGACTCTGTTTCTTATAACTCGATGATCGATGGTTATGTTAAATGTGGATTGGTTGAATCCGCGGGCgagctgtttggtttgatgccGAGGGAGAAGAGGAATTTGATAACTTGGAACTCTATGATCGGCGGGTATGCTCAGAGAGCAGATGGAGTTAACGTGGCGGCGAAgctgtttgatgaaatgccggAGAAGGACTTGATTTCGTGGAACTCGATGATCGGTGGATATGTAAAGCATGGGAGGATTGAGGATGCTAAAGGTTTATTCGATGTGATGCCGAGAAGGGATGTGGTTACTTGGGCTATTATGATCGATGGGTATGGGAAGTTAGGTTTGGTTCATGAGGCTAAGACTCTGTTTGACCAAATGCCACATAGAGATGTTGTGGCGTATAACTCTATGATGAGTGGTTACGTTCAAAACAGGTATCACATGGAAGCTCTTGAAGTATTTAACCACATGGAAAAGGAGAGTCACTTAACACCAGATGAAACGAGTTTAGTGATAGTTCTCTCTGCTATTGCTCAGCTTGGTAGATTATCCAAAGCCATTGATATGCATCTGTACATTGTGGAGAAACAGTTTCCTTTAAGTGGAAAACTCGGAGTTGCTCTTATCGATATGTACTCGAAATGCGGAAGCATACAACACGCCATGGGAGTTTTCGAGGGAATCGAAAGCAAAAGTATCGATCACTGGAACGCCATGATTGGTGGGCTAGCTGTTCACGGTCTTGGAGAATCCGCATTCGACATGCTCTTACAGATTGAAAGACGCTCCATAAAGCCTGACCATATCACTTTCGTTGGAGTCCTAAACGCATGCAGCCACTCTGGTTTGGTGAAGGAAGGCCTTCTCTGCTTTGAGCTCATGAGGAGAAAACACAAGATAGAACCGAGACTGCAACACTATGGATGTATGGTGGACATACTAGCGAGATCAGGAAGTATAGAGCTGGCGAGAAACTTGATAGAGGGAATGCCAATTGAGCCAAACGATGTCATCTGGAGAACGTTTCTCACCGCTTGTAGTCACCATAAGGAGTTTGAAACGGGAGAGCTTGTCGCGAAACACCTCATTTTGCAAGGTGGCTATAATCCGAGCTCCTATGTGCTTCTCTCCAACATGTATGCTAGTAATGGAATGTGGAAGGATGTTCGTAGAGTTAGAACGATGATGAAggagaaaaatatagaaaagatTCCTGGATGTAGTTGGATTGAGCTTGATGGAAGAGTCCATGAGTTTCTTTGTAGATAA
- the LOC106450902 gene encoding LRR receptor-like serine/threonine-protein kinase RGI5, with translation MVSPVSLSLILSFSFLFLSPSLSSPSELDILLDIKSSLDPQKRFLTSWTPDSDPCSPGSFDGVACDGNRRVANISLQGMGLTGTIPPSIGLLTSLTGLYLHFNSLTGQIPKDISNLPFLADLYLNVNNLSGEIPPQIGDLDNLQVLQLCYNKLSGSIPTQLGSLNKITVLALQYNQLSGAIPASLGDIRTLTRLDLSFNDLFGPVPVKLAGAPLLEVLDIRNNSFSGFVPSGLKRLNNGFHYTNNHGLCGDGFTDLKPCTGSNEPNLNRPDPTNPKTFRTTDDVKPESADLQRSNCSNNNGGCSSKASKSAPLGVVMGLIGSLLAVAVFAGSTFTWYRRRKQRIGSSLDAMDSRVSTEYNFKEPSRRKSSSPLISLEYSRGWDPLGRGQNSNNNSALSQEVFDSFMFNLEEIERATQSFSEVNLLGKSNVSSVYKGTLRDGSVAAIKCIAKSSCKSDESEFLRGLKMLTLLKHENLVRLRGFCCSKGRGECFLIYEFVPNGNLLQYLDVKDESGDVLEWTTRVTIINGIARGIVYLHGENGNKPAIVHQNLSAEKILIDHWYNPSLADSGLHKLFTDDIVFSKLKASAAMGYLAPEYITTGRFTDKSDVYAFGMILLQILSGKSKISHLMILQAVESGRLNEDFIDPNLRKKFPETEAAQLARLGLLCTHESSNQRPSMADVVKELNKLS, from the exons ATGGTTTCCCCTGTCTCACTCTCCCTCATCctctccttctccttcctcttccttTCACCTTCACTATCTTCCCCATCAGAGCTCGACATTCTCCTCGACATCAAATCCTCTCTCGACCCACAGAAACGCTTCCTCACTTCATGGACTCCGGACTCCGACCCTTGCTCCCCCGGCTCCTTCGACGGTGTCGCCTGCGACGGAAACCGCCGCGTAGCTAACATATCTCTCCAAGGAATGGGTCTAACCGGAACCATCCCTCCTTCCATCGGTCTCCTCACTAGCTTAACCGGTTTATACCTACACTTCAACTCCTTAACCGGTCAGATTCCTAAAGATATCTCAAATCTACCTTTCCTCGCCGATTTATACCTCAACGTCAACAATCTCTCCGGTGAAATCCCTCCTCAAATCGGAGACTTAGACAATCTTCAAG TTCTTCAGTTATGTTACAACAAGTTAAGTGGGAGTATACCAACACAGTTAGGTTCTCTCAACAAGATCACTGTCTTGGCTTTACAGTATAACCAACTCTCCGGTGCTATACCGGCAAGTTTAGGCGATATCCGTACGTTAACGAGGCTTGATTTGAGCTTCAACGATCTCTTTGGTCCTGTTCCGGTTAAACTCGCCGGTGCTCCTCTGCTTGAAGTTCTTGACATTCGCAACAACTCCTTCTCCGGCTTTGTTCCCTCTG GTTTGAAGAGGCTAAACAATGGGTTCCACTATACAAACAACCACGGTTTATGCGGAGATGGTTTCACAGATTTGAAACCTTGTACCGGTTCTAACGAACCGAACCTAAACCGTCCCGACCCAACAAACCCAAAGACTTTCAGAACAACCGATGATGTTAAACCGGAATCTGCAGACTTACAAAGAAGCAACTGCAGCAACAACAACGGCGGGTGCTCATCAAAAGCCTCTAAGTCAGCACCTTTGGGAGTCGTCATGGGACTAATAGGATCATTACTCGCAGTTGCAGTCTTCGCTGGCTCAACGTTCACATGGTACAGACGAAGGAAACAGAGGATTGGAAGCAGTCTTGATGCTATGGACAGTAGGGTAAGCACTGAGTACAACTTCAAAGAACCTTCCAGAAGAAAAAGCTCTTCTCCGTTGATCAGCTTAGAGTACTCGAGGGGTTGGGATCCCTTAGGTAGAGGACAGAACAGTAACAACAACAGTGCGTTGTCTCAAGAAGTCTTTGACAGCTTTATGTTCAACCTCGAGGAGATTGAGAGAGCCACTCAGAGCTTCTCTGAGGTTAATCTGCTGGGGAAGAGTAACGTCTCTTCGGTTTATAAAGGTACCCTTAGAGACGGCTCTGTTGCAGCCATCAAATGTATAGCGAAATCGAGCTGTAAGTCAGATGAATCGGAGTTTCTCAGAGGGTTGAAGATGCTGACGTTGCTGAAGCACGAAAATTTAGTGAGGCTGAGAGGCTTTTGCTGCTCAAAAGGGAGAGGAGAGTGTTTCCTTATCTACGAGTTCGTCCCTAATGGTAATCTCTTGCAGTATCTTGACGTCAAGGATGAGAGTGGTGATGTTCTTGAATGGACTACTCGAGTTACCATCATAAATGGAATCGCCAGAG gCATTGTTTACTTGCATGGAGAGAATGGGAATAAGCCTGCAATAGTTCACCAGAATCTATCAGCAGAGAAGATCCTCATTGACCATTGGTATAATCCTTCTCTTGCGGACTCCGGTCTCCACAAGCTTTTCACAGATGATATCGTCTTCTCGAAGCTCAAAGCAAGTGCTGCGATGGGATACTTAGCTCCTGAGTACATAACTACAGGAAGGTTCACTGACAAGAGCGACGTCTACGCCTTTGGTATGATTCTGTTGCAGATACTCAGTGGCAAAAGCAAAATCAGCCATTTGATGATCTTACAAGCTGTAGAGTCTGGAAGACTGAACGAAGATTTCATCGATCCAAATCTTAGAAAGAAGTTCCCGGAGACAGAAGCTGCTCAGCTCGCTAGACTTGGTCTTCTCTGCACTCATGAATCCTCAAACCAGAGACCATCCATGGCAGATGTTGTGAAAGAACTGAATAAACTCTCATGA
- the LOC106450900 gene encoding probable protein S-acyltransferase 14 codes for MHRSGTTMAWNVFKFCTALRGLGSIMILMVLGIVGVSYYAVVWTSYGPALSVGGLESLAALVVILLFHFLLGMLLWSYFSVVFTDPGVVPPNWRPASDEEEQEGECDPLNGLEFGGLQPEASNQRTRFCRKCNQHKPPRCHHCSVCGRCVLKMDHHCVWVVNCVGALNYKYFLLFLFYTFLETTLVTLLLMPHFIAFFSEEEIPGTPSTLATTFLAFVLNLAFALSVMGFLIMHISLVAANTTTIEAYEKKTSPKWPYDLGRKKNFEQVFGMDKKYWLIPAYSEEDLRRMPELQGLEYPSKPDFDSQDF; via the exons ATGCATAGATCCGGGACAACAATGGCGTGGAACGTCTTCAAATTCTGCACAGCTCTACGCGGACTCGGATCGATCATGATCCTCATGGTCTTAGGCATCGTTGGCGTGTCCTATTACGCCGTCGTTTGGACCAGTTACGGCCCCGCGTTATCCGTTGGAGGGCTCGAATCTCTCGCAGCTCTCGTTGTTATACTCCTTTTTCATTTCCTG TTGGGGATGCTTTTGTGGAGTTACTTCTCTGTTGTGTTTACTGATCCTGGTGTTGTGCCTCCTAATTGGAGGCCAGCTTCGGACGAAGAGGAGCAGGAGGGAGAGTGTGATCCGTTGAATGGTTTGGAGTTTGGCGGGTTGCAGCCTGAGGCTTCGAACCAGCGAACTCGGTTCTGTAGGAAATGTAATCAGCATAAGCCTCCTCGCTGCCATCATTGCTCTGTTT GTGGTAGGTGTGTGTTGAAGATGGACCACCATTGTGTTTGGGTTGTTAACTGCGTTGGAGCGCTTAACTACAAgtactttcttctcttcttg TTCTACACCTTTTTGGAAACAACGCTTGTGACTTTACTTCTCATGCCACACTTCATAGCCTTCTTTAGCGAGGAAGAGATACCTGGAACCCCAAGCACCCTTGCTACTACTTTTCTGGCATTTG TTTTGAACCTGGCATTTGCTTTAAGCGTTATGGGTTTCTTAATCATGCACATCTCGCTTGTAGCTGCCAATACTACAACTATAGAG GCTTATGAGAAGAAAACAAGTCCGAAATGGCCATATGACCTCGGTAGAAAGAAGAACTTTGAACAA GTGTTTGGTATGGATAAGAAGTATTGGTTGATTCCTGCATACTCTGAAGAAGATTTAAGACGAATGCCAGAGCTTCAGGGACTCGAGTACCCGTCAAAACCTGACTTTGATTCTCAAGATTTCTGA